The Periplaneta americana isolate PAMFEO1 chromosome 16, P.americana_PAMFEO1_priV1, whole genome shotgun sequence genome segment CAGTAAGTGatgagctgttaccatggttacataTTTTATCAGAGGCATTCCTGAGACCCATTCATTCAATGCGTAGTTGTGGTTGTGGTATTGGTGCTTCTAACACTCataatcatcagcatcatcattatGATAGTTGTAACTTTTCCTTCAGTAAATCTTGTGCTTCTATTCAAACTATCATCATGCTGAGCTTTAGCTGAAGCAGTttattttgttacagtttaaagaaagaaagctaGAAAGGCTGGAAAATGATTTGATAGAGTACGAGTATCGgctgcaatgcaaaatagtaagtGATGAAATGTTGCCATGGTTACATTTACTATAGTGGTTCCTTGAGATCCAGCCAGTAATTATGTTACACAGTTAAGTATAATCAGTTTTATTGCTCAGTAATGTGTGACAGAGGTGctcttatttaaaatatacattatcatAATTACCAAAATAACCATCACTATCTCTGTCGTAATCATCATTGTTCCCTTGTTTCTTTTTACAATCTTATGCTTCTAGACAATGTAACTTAACTTCCTCTGAATCATTTCGGTTTGATTACAGTGTATAGAAGAAGATCTGGTAAATCTCAGAGATGAACTGGAAGAGAAGCGGCGCCAGCAGGAAGCGGTAAGTGATAAGCTGTTACCATGGTTGCATTTAAGAGAGGGTTTCTGTTGATTTCTTTCACTCATTGAACACACAGTTTTTCTTGCGAAGTATTGAAGTCCAAGTtaattttccgatcattatttTCATCGTCGTCGTTGTAGTTATTTTCCCTGTGAGTCAATGAGGAAGAAAAAAGCTAAAAGAAACAAGAGTACTGGTCCTTGCTTATAGCAGTTGTAGCAGAACGTTTGGACATTCAATTAATTTCACCAGCAATGGAAGAAGCGCAAACAACACATCTCTGAagaatgttaaatttaataagCACTTTATCATGacttacaatttttcatttcctGTATACATAGAAAGCGAAATATAACTGGCTCACTTACTATGAACGCCGATTGCACAGTTACTTTACGAAGAATCCGACAGTGTGAATTTGTCATTTATTCCTACACAAAATTTAGGACATGCTGAGTGTAAatctgtgataataataatacagttgcGAGTGTAATAGAAATACCAATAaagctttatttatttttgtagattTAAGACCCTAAGACATTATCTTTAACTCTAGAAAAGGATGAAAAATCTTCAGTCAACCGGAGGCACTTTAGGAAACATTGTTATGTTTTCAGACTACGTGCTGTTGCAACTAAGCCTACCACCGTCATTTGTACTGCTAGTGATATCACTACCCCTAATTTGGAAACTTTGTTGTAGATGATATATGGCCCATTTAGTTTAGAGTTTACCATGAAAATCGAAATTACGTACTGGTGGGGTATAAGGTCCACGGTCCAATCATCAAAATCCGGATTATAACTGATAGGCTATGGTAGTTGATCTGTGACCCGTTTCGTATGAGCTTATCATGAAAATCCAGATATTCCTGCAGATGGCCAGTTTATTTTAGAACTGATCACAACTTTCTTTTAACATCTTAgaacaggcaggatgagttgccTCATTTGGAAATCTCTATCTAATTATTTAACGTTTGTAGCTGTTCCTGTATTCATGATGATGTATTTTATACCGAACAATCAGTTTGTTTACTTCATGAAATCCGCTGTTTCAAGTAAACGTCACCTAATTGAGCTTTCTGTAACCGATAATTATTTTTCACACAGAGTTACGACGAACAGCTGGCACACCTTAGAGAAGAATTGGAGGCCGAACGAAGGATGAGGCGCCAGCTGGAAGAAGTAAGTAATGAGCTGTTACCTTGGTTACAGTTACGAGAAGGCTTACGAAGCTCCATTCAGTTACTACATATTTCTGTGGTTAGCACATTCccatatcaaataataataataataataataataataataataataataataataatggaaatcaTGTTTCTAGTCAAGTTATCACACATCCTGAGCTGCGTCTGAAccagatttgtttttaattatagagTAAAGGGGAAGAACTTCGATTTCTGAGAGCAGaactgaagaagatggcagaggaTCTGCAAGCGGAACGCCAGACGACAGCAGTAAGTGTTAACTGTTGCCATAGTTACAAATTACTGAGTAATGATTGATACAAACTGTCACAATGCACATTGCGACGAACTGCAGTTGGGTAGCAAACTTAATTTCAGTTTTCACACTCCTACCACTAGCATTACAAGTGCTGCTACTACAAATAACAATGTTAAtaatactactatcactattattgTCACTGTTAATGGTACTGTTAcatgctccgtcgatttagtagaaagtcAATGTTCGCCTACTTATATACCATCTAGGCCTACAATCTGAAAGTCTCCTGCAATCGGCAGGCTTCATCTTTAGGTAGAGAAGTGGTATACAAACCATAGTACGCAGAGTTATCTCAAGGAGTGCGCATCTCACTGATTAAggcttgtatatttattttattatacttgttgacaattattgcattatattgtagtttCTTTTGCAATACCAACTCTTGTTTATTCttgcttgaataacattttacgtagattattactattattattgcttgagtaactactgtgtaataataataataataataataataataataataataataataataaagactaataataatgataatagtaatgataataataatatatattattaatacagcTTAACCATAGTAAATTGTTAATTCGTACAAAATGGGCTATGTTACCCAAAATGAATTTTAAGAAAAGTGCAAAAATTTCCTATATCTGTTTTATGTACTGattttttctatgcattttacacATCTGAAATAAATCATTTTGAAACTAAACCTTTCACTGTGTAAAGTTTTCAACCCAAGCTTGCCAATGATGTCAATAACTCATTTTCTAAACAAAagtcacatagcc includes the following:
- the LOC138691350 gene encoding golgin subfamily A member 6-like protein 6 isoform X1, coding for MWLQEEAFKERKLERLENDLIEYEYRLQCKICIEEDLVNLRDELEEKRRQQEASYDEQLAHLREELEAERRMRRQLEESKGEELRFLRAELKKMAEDLQAERQTTANEKVKQLTLEHEEEKKLWLKEEAFIEKKDEKSRNGSDRVRVPATMQNMYRGRSGKLREELEEKRREEGAISDKLLPCLQIREGYC